Part of the Zea mays cultivar B73 chromosome 4, Zm-B73-REFERENCE-NAM-5.0, whole genome shotgun sequence genome is shown below.
attcgccctctcccggtgcaggatctagaagacgaagggttccggagacctgctctcctgatcgcagatgcacctctgcggtcgggacgaagggaattaaaaggcggctcagctatgaagagaggcgaaagcgaaactgggatgatgtggaggctggctgccgggctccttatatagggccgagtccgcgacccccgatCTTATCCACCCACAAAAATCTCgcgatcagttgagattttatagcgatcggttaggataaacgtaacagccaagaaaccaaaaaatcaaacggcaaaaggtagccgcgccaccgcaaggcgaggggccggatttcggcggaccattcacgcgcatgtcgtgcgcccttcaccccggcccgccccggccagacgagcgagcgcgcgcgtgtgactctccacactctctcctctcatacatgacttggtgagtgagtgtggcttccatatttaagctagctctatttcactagaactagcaatatggtgctattggttccacctattcccctagccatacacttatatgggcttttgagattttcctgagaTTTATTTGAATTTTTTAACTGGGACTAGCCCATAATTCCTAACAGATACAATAGTAGATTATTCCATTACCCTGCTTTCTGAACAATAAACAATCTATCACTGCCGAGAAGCCTCAGGCAGCTTGAGCGGCCTGCAAGTACAGCTCGACGACCTTCTCCCGCGACAAGTCGGTGAAGTACCCCTGGCCGACGCCGACCCCGAGGCCGGCGGCGAGCCGGCTCACCCTCTCCTGCACCTGGTCGGCGCCCACCGCGTCCGGGTGAAGTAGGTTGCAGGCGACCTCGGTGGCGCCGTCGCCGTGCGCGAGCCCCATGGCCTGCACGCACGCGAGCCCGCCGCCGCGCTCGCTGACCGCGCGCGCGATGCGCCTCGCGACGCTGACGTCGGCCGTGGTCAGGGGCACGTTGTAGTTGTCCACCCACGGCGTGGCGCCCACCACCACCACGCCATTGGACGCGGACGACGTCCGGGGCCCGGCGTCCGGGGCCACTGGCAGCAGCGAGTCCGGCGCGCCGTGCCACTGCTCTCCGCCGGGGGAGGTCGGCGTGAAGTAGCCCAGCTGCCTCCTGATGGACGCCAGCGTCCTACCGTCTCTGTGAGCTGCGCCGTACAGGTACGTCGGCACTGCTACGTACGTACGTTGGGATGCACGATGAGCACCAAGGCCAAATCCATCAGATCAGACTCTAATTatcattttttttaatttttttttacCGATTCTAGTAAATTCGCGTCTGGGAGGGATGAATGCTAACGGACCTTGAAGCCTGTCTCCGATGTCCGCCGCCACGGCCCTGGCGAGCGCGGTGACGTCCTCGAGGTGGGCGCTGGCCAGAGGGTGGAAGGCGACGTGGTCGACGACGCCGAGGCGCGGGTGCGCGCCGGCGTGGGCGTCCAGGTCGACGGCCTCGATCGCGGCCGCGACCACGCGGAACGATGCGCAGCGCAGCGGCGGCGAGGCGCCGCCGCCCGCGAGGGGGGACACGAGCGTGTACCCGACCCGGTTGTAGGCGTCGTCGGCGAAGGTGTTGACGAGCACGGCCAACGGGCGGAGCGCCGCCGCTGCGTGCTCGATGGCACGCAACGCCCCCGAGTTGCGGGCCTCGGAGATGTAGAGTTTGCAGCACGCTAGCGCGGGCGGCCTCAGCATCCTCGCTTGCGGATGGCAGCAGCAGAAAACGTTATCGAATCGAACCACCTGAGTTGATATTAATCAATCTAATGTATATTTATAAATGAACAAGTTAAAATCTATAAATTACTTTTAATTGAAAACTAATTTAATAAACATTAGTTAAATAAatgtttaattaattaattagaaCATTTGATGTGATAAAATAACATTATTAATGTGTAGATGTCGTCAGTACAAAGCTAACATGGCTGGCACATGTCGAAGCAGATTTATAACACAAGATATTAGTTACTCGCGAAAGggtctctagctgagttggttagctgGTTTGATTAGCACTCCTATATGGATGGGGCAAGAGTTTGAGAGTTTTCTCGACCTATGTGAGAAGTTTTTCTTCTTGATACAATGTCCGGGGGCTGTCTAACCCCCGCAGGTCGAGTTTATATTAGTTACTCGGATTTAAATGACATGACACAAATCTAATGGCTGAAATTTAATCAGACGGAGAGCTACATAGAAAGCAACCATAGAAGATCTGAATAGTGAGTCAGTAAAAGAAAGCCAAGTTCGTACATGTGGGGAAGAGCCGAAGAGGCGGCAGTTTCCCTTACTTCTCCACGATAACTGCAGCAACACAAATGTCGAATCTCTTTTCGTTGAGAATTGAGACAGCGAATGAGGGGGAGAAGGGAGTGGGCTCACGACCTGCTAGCCAGGGATGGGGCTGGCCACGCTCAGCGTAGGGCCACTCGGCCGAGGAGGGGCAGGGCGTCCGAGCACAGGGCCTTTGCCCACGCGCAAGCAGAACATGGCGCCACCGGCAGGGGAGAAGTTGCGAGGAGCCACGCTGCGGCGAGCTGGCTGGCTGGCCCCCGCCGCCGCGAGctggcgcgcgggcagggggttgGGGAGGGGGCGGGGGGTCGCCGGAGGGCCGCTGTCAGCTGGGGCGGGGCTGGCCAGCGAGATGAGGGCCGGCCAGCGGGGTCGCTCGGCCGACGAGGATGGAGAGAGGGGCGTGGCCAGGCGGTGCCGACAGCGACGGACGCCGACGCTCGGACAAGAGCGAGAGCAACAACGACGACTGGGTGGAGAACTAGATGGTGGCACGTGGCGGTGCCGTACCAGAACTccagaagagaagaaggaggctGGCGGTGGCTTGCTAGAAGATAtagatcagcagcagcagtagcatcaATGCATCACCATCGTCTTTCGATCCAACTCCATGCATATATATCATATGATCGAATCTTCTCCAATTCTAGTTACTCGGATTTAAATGACATGGCACAAATCTAATGGCTGAAATTTAACCAGACGGAGAGCCACATAGAAAGCAACCATAGAAGATCCGAATAGTGAGTCAGTAAAAGAAAGCCAAGTTCGTACATGTGGGGAAGAGGCGGCAGTTTCCCTTACTTCTCCACGATAACTGCAGCAACACA
Proteins encoded:
- the LOC103654540 gene encoding formimidoyltransferase-cyclodeaminase produces the protein MLRPPALACCKLYISEARNSGALRAIEHAAAALRPLAVLVNTFADDAYNRVGYTLVSPLAGGGASPPLRCASFRVVAAAIEAVDLDAHAGAHPRLGVVDHVAFHPLASAHLEDVTALARAVAADIGDRLQVPTYLYGAAHRDGRTLASIRRQLGYFTPTSPGGEQWHGAPDSLLPVAPDAGPRTSSASNGVVVVGATPWVDNYNVPLTTADVSVARRIARAVSERGGGLACVQAMGLAHGDGATEVACNLLHPDAVGADQVQERVSRLAAGLGVGVGQGYFTDLSREKVVELYLQAAQAA